The window CATCCTCCTACAATTGGGTACAGAACTGCCTCGAAGCCGTGTTTAAATAATCGTGTGACAGTTATTTTCCGAATCTGAGTTTAGAATCTAGTACTTTCCCACCTCGCGCGCGGTCCGGAAGTTGACGAACATCCACTCCGGACTGACGGTATGGCCCCGAGGTTCGAACGCTTCAACGAGGGTCGGAAGCGACCGCCGGAGCGCGTACGTTTAACACGTCCCCGCGATTGGCCGACGGTATGCTCCGAAGTTTCGACGGCGTCGAACCCGACGTCCACGAAGACGCCTACGTCGACCCGGCGGCCGTCGTCATCGGCGACGTGACTATCGAGAAGGACGCCAGCGTCTGGCCGAACGTCACCCTGCGTGGGGACCACGGTCCCATCGTCCTCCGAGAAGGCTCGAACGTCCAGGACAACTCCGTCCTCCACGAGGGCGCCGAGATCGGCCCCTACGCGACGGTCGGCCACACCGCAATCGTCCACAACTCCGAGGTCGGCGAGCGTGCGCTGGTCGGGATGGGCGCGACCGTACTGGACCGCACCGTCGTCGGTGAGGAAGCGATGGTCGGGGCCAACAGCCTCGTGACCGAGGACTCGGAAATCGAGCCGAACACGCTCTATGCCGGTAATCCCGCCGAGAAAATCAAGGAAGTCGAAGACTCACCGTGGGCCTATGCCGGCGACCGATACGTCGAAC of the Natronomonas halophila genome contains:
- a CDS encoding gamma carbonic anhydrase family protein, which produces MLRSFDGVEPDVHEDAYVDPAAVVIGDVTIEKDASVWPNVTLRGDHGPIVLREGSNVQDNSVLHEGAEIGPYATVGHTAIVHNSEVGERALVGMGATVLDRTVVGEEAMVGANSLVTEDSEIEPNTLYAGNPAEKIKEVEDSPWAYAGDRYVELSREHIESSELIE